The Acidobacteriaceae bacterium genome contains the following window.
GCAAGCAGGGGAAATCTCATGGCTACTAATTTCATGGCTACTAAGATTTTGCATCCTCCCGCGACAAGCCGCACGTAATAGACAGGTGAAGGCATGCGGACCGAAGCAGCGGAGTTCCGGGGCGTGGTCGAGCGGCATCAGCGGATGGTGTTTTCGCTCGCCCTCAGGGTCACCGGGGAATACGGCACGGCCGAAGAGGTCGCGCAGGACGTGTTCCTTGAGCTCTTCCGGTCGGCCGAACGGCTGTCCAGCGAGGACCACGTGAGGTTCTGGCTGCGCAAAGTGACGGTGCACCGGGCGACCGACGCGCTACGGCGCCGGGCGCACCGTCCCGAAACGCACGCCGAGGAGTGGAACGAAGAGGCACCCGGTGACGGCGATGGCGCAGCCGGCCTCGGGACCGTGCTCGAAGCCCGGCTCGAAGAGCTGCTCGGCTCCCTGCCGGAACAGATGAGAGTTGCAGTCGTATTGCGGTACCAGGAGGACATGACGCCGGACGACATTGCGAAGCTGCTTGGCCAGCCCCTGGCCACAGTCAAGAGCAATCTCCAGCGCGGGCTGAAGCTGCTGCGGCGCAAGGCGGAGATCACCATGAAGGAGTATGTGCGATGAACGGGCCTGAAGACAGAGAACAGAAAGTCGAGATGAACGATCAAATGACCGAGTTCGAGCAGGCGCTCGCTCGCTCCATGCGCCGCGTCGAAGTGCGCGCCGAGACCACCGCGAAATTCCTCGCACTTGCCGACGAGGCCGAGCGCAAGCGCGTGCACGCGGGTGGCGGCTTCCGCCTGATCAAGTTATCCAACGGCGGACGCATCTTCACCATGCCCCGCTCTTTCACGCGGACTTGGATGGGTGGAGCAATTGCCGCCGTGCTCGCGATGGGAGTTTTTGTCGGCACTCACGTTCACGAGCAGCACGAGCGCAGGGTGGAAGCACAGAAGCAGTTTGAAACCGCGGAACGCATCACCGACGAGACGCTGGCCCGCACCAGGGCCGAGCTCGCACGGCAGGGGATCGAGCTCGAACAGTAACGCGATCTGAATTTTTTGCGCACAGCGCAGCAACGAAAGGGCAGGAGGCGAGATGAAAAAGATGATTCAAAGCAAAGTGATTGCGTGGCTGCGTGGATTCGTCTGGGCAGCAATGATTGCGGGATGTGCGTGGGCCGGTGCCCAGACCTACCTCATGCAGCCGCCAACCGGCCATTACCGCGTGGTGGCACTGGGCGCGGGCGAGGGCATCGGCGAGGGACTCGGCGTCGGACAGGGCGAAGGCGCCCAGAGCGCGGCCCCGCTGCCCAAGGACGATCTCTTCGCGGGCACCGAGGTCTTTGCCAAGGGCGCCAGCGACATCACCGAGATCACCATGGACCCGGACTCGTTGAACCTTGTCGACGGCCGCGACGAGCACCGCGCGCACAACATGGTCCTCAACGTCGTCCGCACCTACACCTACGACAAGCCCGGCATGTACAACATGGCGGACGTCGACGCGATCCGCAACAAGCTCAACACCGGCGACTGGCACTGCTCCGTCCACGTCCGCGACCTCAAGAACGGATCCGGCTCTGACGTTTGCAGCAAGCACCGCACCGACGGCATGAGAGAGACCGCGATCATCGAGGTCGAGGCGAAGTCGCTCACCTTCATCCACACGATCCGCAAGTCTGGCGGCCCTGGCTCCAGCGACCTGGGCTTCTTCCCCATGCTGCCCGGGCTCGGTCCGATGACCATGCTGGCCATGACCAACCCCGAAGCACTCGCGGACATGCAATTCGGCCTGCACGGCCTCCCAATGATCCTCAACATGGAGCCGAATACGTTCAACGTGACCCCCTTTGCCAATGACCAGATGATCCAGCTCAAGACGCTCAAGGTCCGCCCCATGGATCCCGAGCAGATGGAGAAGCTGAATAAACAGATGAAGGATTTCGAAAAGGACTTCTACAAGGACAAGGACAAGGATCTGACGGCGCCCGCAGCACCGCCAACTCCGCAGGCCGCCCCGGCTCCCGCTCCCCCGCAACCTCCGGAGTAGAACGCTGCCGACGCAATAGAATGAGGAGCTGATGTCGCTCCTTTTTGAGGTGGGCGCGACGTGCGCAGATGGCGGACGTCGCGGTGAACTTACGCTGCCGCACGGTGTCGTGCAAACCCCGGTGTTCATGCCGGTGGGCACGGCCGCCAGCGTCAAGGCCGTCCCGCAGGATGTCGTGGAAACGCTCCTCGGCCGCGGCGCGGAGATCATCCTCGCCAACACCTACCACCTTTATCTCCGCCCCGGCCACGAGCTCATTCGCGCGCTCGGCGGCGTGCACCGCTTCATGAGTTGGCGCCGGCCCATGCTCACCGATTCCGGCGGCTTCCAGGTCTTCTCCCTCGCCAAGCTCCGCAAGATCACCAGCGATGGCGTCGAGTTCCGCTCGCACCTCGATGGCTCGAAACACTTCTTCTCCCCCGAGCACTCCATGGAAGTACAGATCGCGCTCGGCGCCGATGTGATGATGGCCTTCGACGAATGCGTGGAGACGCCCGCAAGCTGGGAGCGCACGCGCGACTCCATGGCCCTCACGCACGCCTGGGCCGCGCGCTCGAAGCAGTACTGGGAAGAGCATCGTCACGAAGTCCCATGGTGCCGCTCAGCCACAGATCTGGGTGCCCCACATCTTGAAGAGATGTGGAATCGGACCACCGCCTTCGAACGCGAGTACGACGCCACCCATTTCAGCGACAAGCACCAGGCACTCTTCGGAATCGTGCAGGGCGGCATGTACCCGGACCTGCGCCGCGAGAGTGCAGCCCGGCTCGTCGAAATGGACTTCCCCGGCTACGCCATTGGGGGCCTTGCCGTCGGCGAGCCGCGCGAGGTCACCCGCGAGATGATCGCGCTCTGCCTCGATCTTCTGCCCAAAGACAAGCCGCGCTACGTCATGGGCGTCGGCTACCCCGACGAGATCGAAGAGTACGCGCGCATGGGCGTCGACATGATGGACTGCGTGCTCCCCACGCGCGCCGGCCGCCACGGCCTGCTCTTCCTCCGCGAAAACCCTTCCGACCGCCGCAGCGCAGTCCTCCGCCTCAACATCAAGCGCAAAGATCTCGCCGCCGATCAGGGCCCCATCGACGCCGGCTGCGCGTGCCCGGTCTGCGCGCGTTATTCACGCGCCTATCTGCGTCACCTCTTCGCAAGCGGAGAACCGCTCGGCGCAACCCTCAACTCAATCCACAACATTGCCTTCTATCTCGAAACCATGGAACGCGTGCGAGCCGACATCGCAGGCGATCGCGCGTTCTGAATTCTATTTGCACGCAAACCGAGCCGGGCAGATACTGGCTCGCATGCATAGGACCATGATCCGCGGTGTGCGGCTGTGCGTGATGATGATGGCGCTCTGTGGCGTGACATGGGCGCAGACCTCGAAGCCCGGCACAGGCACAGTGACGGGCCACGTCTTCTGCCAGGACACGCAGAAACCTGCACGCTTCGCGCAGGTCACTCTCCTCGCCGTTCCGCCTGCAGTGACCGCCATGCCCAAGCTCGATGGGACAGATACCAAGACCATTGAAGCGTTCCGCAAATCCATGAACGACGCCATGAGCTCCACCACGTTCGTAATGACGGAAACTGGTCTCGATGGCAGCTTTGCGGCCGAAGATCTTGCCCCCGGCGACTACTTCGTCATGGCATCCGTCGGCGGCTACATCCAGCCCCACGAACTCCTGCAGGCCGCGTACGACGCGGGCGAGGACCTCACGAAGGGCGTCACCGGCGTGCCCACCGTGAGCGTCTCCGCAGACCACTCCGTCAACGCAGAGATCTCTGTCATGCGCGGAGCAGCCATCGAGGGCCGTGTGCTCTGGGACGACGGCAGTGGTGTGCACCAGGCCAATGTCTCGGTTGAGCCGAAGACTGGAGAGCACAAGCAACTCCCGCCGCAGTTCACCATGTTCCTGATGAACGGAGAGGCGATGGCCAACACGGACGACCGTGGCCACTATCGCATCTCCGGCCTCGCGCCTGGCGAATACACCATCCGGGTAATGCTCCAGACGAATCACCGCATGGTCATGCAGCGGGGACGCTTCGATCAGGGAGCTAGCTTCGGTACTGCTCCGCTCATCGTGTACGCACCCGCCGGGTTCCGCAAGAAGGACGCCAAACCGGTCGCCGTCTCCGCAGGCGAGGAACGCACCGATGAGGACATCACATTCGACCTCGGCGCAACACACACCGTCAGCGGACGCGTCACCTCTGCCGAAGATCACCACGGATTGAACCGCGGCGTCGTAATCCTGACCGATACCACCGAGAAGACCTTCACGCGCAGCGCCGGGCTTGCTGCGGATGGCAGCTTCACCGTTCCCTTTGTTCCGTCGGGAACCTACACCATGGAAGTCAGGGGCGCGGCCGACACCGTCCCCGAGGAGCCCAAAAAATCCGACCAGGCCGGAATCTTCACCAGCGTCGGTTTCAAGACCGTGCGCAGCTATCAAAAGGCCGAGCAGCAGGTGATGGTCGCGGGTGACGATCTCACCGGCGAGAACATCGAGCTGACGCCTGCGAAGAGCTCGGAGAACGACACCCAAACCGGCAACCAGTAACAGCGCCGGACAGAACGGGGAATTGACGCAGCCCATCGCGTTGGTAGAACGTCTCTTTGACAGGACCTGTGTTGAATTCTGCAAGGAGCGTTGTGGCAATGAAGTGGGCGGGGCGAGTTGGGTTTGTGATGGCGGCGTGTGCGCTGGTGTGTTGCGGGTCCCAGGCCCAGGATCAGGGGCCGCGCGTGCAGCTGCAGATCGGCGCGCCCCAGGCTAATCAGCAGCGCATGCTCGCCACCGTAACAGGGCGTGTCACATGCTCAGATACACAGCGCGCAGCACGCTTTGCAACCGTGACGCTGATCGGGACTGACCAGGCAAACCAGACCCAGGGCCGTGGCGGATACGGCTTCGGCTTCGGACGTCGCGTAACCGCGCGCACAGATATGGATGGGAATTACACCGTCATGGCCGAGCCGGGCGACTACTATGTCACGGCGTCGGCCACCGGCTATGCCTCGCCGGTCGCCGAGACGGCAGCCCGGCTGCGCTCCGGTTCGACCGCGGCGGACCTGCTCGCCAGCCTGCCGCAGGTTCATGTGGCCGAGGGTGGTGGTGGGACGGCGAACATCACGCTGGATCGTGGCGGCGTCATTCAAGGCAAGATGCAGTGGGATGACGGAACGCCCGCCGCCGGCGTGAACGTGAGCGTCCAGTCGACCGCGCAATCGACCGCTCCGGCGACCGATCTGACACGCGTGGTCTCGCAACTTGGCGGCGGATTCGGCGGCGGCCTGGGTGGATTCCAGACCAGTGATGATCGCGGCGTCTTCAGGATTACAGGCTTGGCGCCTGGGAGTTACTGGGTTCGGGCGACGATGATGACGCCCTCGGCCGAGGAGGGCTCGGTCCAGCGGGTGAGCTCCATCGTGATGTATGCGCCCGGCAAGGTGCGGCGCAGCGATGCGCAGGTCGTGACGCTTAAATCCGGCGAGGAGCGCGATGATGTGCAGTTTGTGCTGGATCTGAGCACACTGCACACCGTTTCCGGCCATGTTGGCTCAACCGACCAGGGCAATGTCGCCGCCGGCGTGGTCCGGCTCACCGACACTCAGGACTCGAGCCTCTCGCGCATGGCGATGATTCAGCCGGATGGAAGCTTTGCGGTGCAGTGGGTTCCGGCCGGAACCTATACGCTGGCGGTCTCGAATGCCAGCAGTGTGGCATCGCAGAGCTTCGGGAGACGGCCGCAGGGTGAAAGCGCCGGGACGAGCTATGCGCCGTTTCAGGAGAGCCTGACCGTAACGGACTCGGATGTAGGCGGAATCGGAGTAACGCTGAGCCCGGCGTCCAGTCAGTAAAATCCATGCTCGGCCCCTCGAAAAAAGTGCTGCTCCTGATGCGGATAACTCATCTGTTTTGAAGATTTTGCAGACACCTTATCTTGCAAGTTGCTGATTCTGGATAATTTAGCGTACGACCGGTTGCGAAGGTCCAAGCCTAACTCCAATGTTGTGAAGATTTTGCGCAAAATGTGACGGGGGGAGGGGGTACCCCTCGCACCTAGAATTTAGCGGCTAGAAGCTGTCTTGTGGTGCGGCGCCAGACGGCCAGCAGGACGATCGCGGCCCCGATGAGGGCGATCATCAGCCCGAACCAGAGGCCTGCAGCTCCGAGGTGCTGGCGGAAGCAGAACAGGATCCCGAGCGGAAGGCCGACGACCCAGTAACAAATCAAGTGGGTCAGGAACGGCGCGACGGTGTTGCCCGCTCCGCGCAGAGCGCCTGTAACGGTGATCTGGATGCCGTCGAAGAACTGAAACCCCGCAGCCACGAGAACCAATGGAACGGCCGCGGCGATCACCGACGCGTCGGGAGTGAAGATGCGCGCGAGTTTGCCAGGAATGGTCAGGAAGGTCAGGGCCGCGAAGAGCATGAAGGCGGCGCCGGCGAGGATTCCGCTCCAACCAGCCGCCGACGCGGTACCGGGCTGCGCGTGCCCGGTCCGGACGCGCCCAAGCGCATGGCCGACCCGGACGGCGGTCGCGGAGGAGATGGCGTACGGCACCATGAAGGTGGTGCTGGCTAGCTGGAGCGCGACCTCGTGCCCGGCAAGCGGAAGCGGACCGAGCGTGGCGATGAGTGCTGTTACGGTCGCGAAGACCGCGATCTCGACGAAGATCTGGGCACCGGCAGGAGCGCCGAGTCGGAAGAGCTGGCGAAGGTGCTGGAACTCTATCCGGCGCGAGGTGCGCGAGCGGATGTCGGCAACGACGCCATACTTATGGCGGCGGTCAGCCAGCAGCATAGCGACGGCGAGGACAACCATTAAATAGAGGCGGGCAAAGCTGGTGGCCCAGGCGGAGCCGACGACCTGGTACGCCGGAATGGCGATGATGTAGGTGCTCGTGACGTGCGAGTGGGGACCCAGCGTGAACTGCCAGTGATGGCCATAGATGAGGAGCCAGTCGCCGATGAAGTTGATCAGATTGGCGGAGATGAGCGCGAAAGCGATGGGCTTTGCGTGGTGAGCGGCCTGCAGATAGCGGCGGAGTGTGAAGTAGAGCAGCAGCGGAATGACGCCCCAGTTGAGGCCGTAGAGCGCAGGAACGGCCTGGGCGAGGACCCTCCGGTCGACGGGCATGCGATTGAGGACCGCGGGGCCGAAGGCGATGATTCCCACCAGCAGGAGCCCAAGCGCAAGCGCGAGGACGATTCCATGGAATAACCAGCGATTAGCCGCGTGGATCTCCTTCGCGCCGAAGGCTTGCGAGATGAGGGTGTCAAGGCCGAGAAGGACGCCGCCGATGCCGAAGACGAAGGTGTTGAAGATGACCTGGGCGAGCGCCGCGGCGGCCATGGGCACAGCGGAGTGCGGCAGCCGGCCGACCATGCTGGTGTCCACAACAGACATCGACATCCAGCCCAACTCGCCGGCGATGAGCGGCGCGGCGAGGCGGAGGAGCGGCGGGAGCTCCTGGCGGATGTCGGCTGCGCGCATTCAGACAGGGTAGCGGATGCGCATAGAGAAAGCGCCGAGATGATCTCGGCGCTTTCCGGTTGAGTAGAGAACTATCGAGAGGTGACTAATCGGATTCCGTGAACTGGATGTATGGTGTTGAGCCGCCGGTGGCGCTGCAGGTTTTGAGGGTGAGGTTGTTGGTTTCGCCTGTCGTGCCGTCGTAGCTGGAGGGCGAGACGCAGGTGGGTGCCGTGGTCGAGCCGTCGGTTACGGCGACCTTCACGGTGAGCGAGGCGCCCTTGTTGAAGTCTGCGCGCGAGCCGCCGGCGTTGCCGACTACGTTGAACTCGGCTTGTGTCCACTTGCTGGAGATATCCGTGTAGGAGTCTGCCACGCTGGCTGTGTAAGCCTCGGTGTCATAGGTCGCCGTGGCCCTGTCGGTGCCGCCGGCCGCGGCGGTGCCGGAAAGCGACAGGCTGGCCAGTTGGGTCGCCGGAAGCTGCCCGTTGTAGACAACGGTTGCGGGCGTGTTCTGCACGCAATCCACGCCTGTGCTGTCAGGACCGGCGTTAAGGAAGCCGCTCGGGCAGGAGGCGCTGGTGCTGGCGCCGTAGTTGATCAGCCAGTACTCGATGAACACCTCGGTCTTGCCCGTGAGCTGGTTGCTCGTGAGCGAAACCGGGGTGTCGGTCGAGATGACGTACTGCTGCCACGCGTAGCAACCGGAATATCCGGTGCAGGCGGCGGTGTTCACGATGTTGGTGTTGACCTGCAGCGTGTACTGATTGGTGCCGGTAATGCCATTGCTGTAGCCACTGCCGAACGGAACGTTTGCACCTTTCTCCGAAGTGACATTG
Protein-coding sequences here:
- a CDS encoding sigma-70 family RNA polymerase sigma factor — protein: MRTEAAEFRGVVERHQRMVFSLALRVTGEYGTAEEVAQDVFLELFRSAERLSSEDHVRFWLRKVTVHRATDALRRRAHRPETHAEEWNEEAPGDGDGAAGLGTVLEARLEELLGSLPEQMRVAVVLRYQEDMTPDDIAKLLGQPLATVKSNLQRGLKLLRRKAEITMKEYVR
- a CDS encoding tRNA guanosine(34) transglycosylase Tgt; the encoded protein is MSLLFEVGATCADGGRRGELTLPHGVVQTPVFMPVGTAASVKAVPQDVVETLLGRGAEIILANTYHLYLRPGHELIRALGGVHRFMSWRRPMLTDSGGFQVFSLAKLRKITSDGVEFRSHLDGSKHFFSPEHSMEVQIALGADVMMAFDECVETPASWERTRDSMALTHAWAARSKQYWEEHRHEVPWCRSATDLGAPHLEEMWNRTTAFEREYDATHFSDKHQALFGIVQGGMYPDLRRESAARLVEMDFPGYAIGGLAVGEPREVTREMIALCLDLLPKDKPRYVMGVGYPDEIEEYARMGVDMMDCVLPTRAGRHGLLFLRENPSDRRSAVLRLNIKRKDLAADQGPIDAGCACPVCARYSRAYLRHLFASGEPLGATLNSIHNIAFYLETMERVRADIAGDRAF
- a CDS encoding carboxypeptidase regulatory-like domain-containing protein, giving the protein MHRTMIRGVRLCVMMMALCGVTWAQTSKPGTGTVTGHVFCQDTQKPARFAQVTLLAVPPAVTAMPKLDGTDTKTIEAFRKSMNDAMSSTTFVMTETGLDGSFAAEDLAPGDYFVMASVGGYIQPHELLQAAYDAGEDLTKGVTGVPTVSVSADHSVNAEISVMRGAAIEGRVLWDDGSGVHQANVSVEPKTGEHKQLPPQFTMFLMNGEAMANTDDRGHYRISGLAPGEYTIRVMLQTNHRMVMQRGRFDQGASFGTAPLIVYAPAGFRKKDAKPVAVSAGEERTDEDITFDLGATHTVSGRVTSAEDHHGLNRGVVILTDTTEKTFTRSAGLAADGSFTVPFVPSGTYTMEVRGAADTVPEEPKKSDQAGIFTSVGFKTVRSYQKAEQQVMVAGDDLTGENIELTPAKSSENDTQTGNQ
- a CDS encoding carboxypeptidase-like regulatory domain-containing protein — encoded protein: MKWAGRVGFVMAACALVCCGSQAQDQGPRVQLQIGAPQANQQRMLATVTGRVTCSDTQRAARFATVTLIGTDQANQTQGRGGYGFGFGRRVTARTDMDGNYTVMAEPGDYYVTASATGYASPVAETAARLRSGSTAADLLASLPQVHVAEGGGGTANITLDRGGVIQGKMQWDDGTPAAGVNVSVQSTAQSTAPATDLTRVVSQLGGGFGGGLGGFQTSDDRGVFRITGLAPGSYWVRATMMTPSAEEGSVQRVSSIVMYAPGKVRRSDAQVVTLKSGEERDDVQFVLDLSTLHTVSGHVGSTDQGNVAAGVVRLTDTQDSSLSRMAMIQPDGSFAVQWVPAGTYTLAVSNASSVASQSFGRRPQGESAGTSYAPFQESLTVTDSDVGGIGVTLSPASSQ
- a CDS encoding MATE family efflux transporter; the protein is MRAADIRQELPPLLRLAAPLIAGELGWMSMSVVDTSMVGRLPHSAVPMAAAALAQVIFNTFVFGIGGVLLGLDTLISQAFGAKEIHAANRWLFHGIVLALALGLLLVGIIAFGPAVLNRMPVDRRVLAQAVPALYGLNWGVIPLLLYFTLRRYLQAAHHAKPIAFALISANLINFIGDWLLIYGHHWQFTLGPHSHVTSTYIIAIPAYQVVGSAWATSFARLYLMVVLAVAMLLADRRHKYGVVADIRSRTSRRIEFQHLRQLFRLGAPAGAQIFVEIAVFATVTALIATLGPLPLAGHEVALQLASTTFMVPYAISSATAVRVGHALGRVRTGHAQPGTASAAGWSGILAGAAFMLFAALTFLTIPGKLARIFTPDASVIAAAVPLVLVAAGFQFFDGIQITVTGALRGAGNTVAPFLTHLICYWVVGLPLGILFCFRQHLGAAGLWFGLMIALIGAAIVLLAVWRRTTRQLLAAKF